Proteins found in one Raphanus sativus cultivar WK10039 unplaced genomic scaffold, ASM80110v3 Scaffold0048, whole genome shotgun sequence genomic segment:
- the LOC108820684 gene encoding uncharacterized protein LOC108820684 encodes MYNNNNMGPQPGMPRPPGNPQPGPFGNPFTGPASGFIRGGLGAYGERILGSSSEYVQSNITRYFSDPQYYFQVNDQYVRNKLKVVLFPFLHRGHWARISEPVGGRLSYKPPIYDINAPDLYIPFMAFGTYLVLAGLSLGLNGKFSPEALNWLFVKGLVGWFLQVMLLKVTLLSLGSAEAPLLDIVAYGGYAFAGLCLAGFAKIMWGYSYYALMPWTCLCTGVFLVKTMKRVLFAEVRSYDSSRHHYLLLFLALVQFPLLIWLGNISINWLF; translated from the exons ATGTACAATAATAACAACATGGGACCTCAACCAGGGATGCCGAGACCTCCTGGAAACCCTCAGCCCGGTCCCTTTGGGAATCCCTTCACCGGACCTGCCTCTGGATTTATCCGTGGCGGGTTGGGTGCTTACGGGGAGAGGATTCTAGGATCAAGCTCTGAGTATGTGCAGAGCAAT ATTACTCGTTACTTCTCTGATCCCCAATACTACTTCCAAGTGAATGATCAATATGTTAGGAACAAACTCAAGGTTGTGCTCTTTCCTTTCCTTCACCGG GGACACTGGGCCAGAATCTCTGAACCAGTTGGGGGTAGGCTCTCATACAAGCCTCCCATCTATGATATCAATGCGCCTGACTTGTACATTCCCTTTATGGCATTTGGTACATACCTTGTTCTTGCTGGTCTTTCTTTGGGACTTAACGGAAA GTTTTCACCGGAAGCTTTGAATTGGCTGTTTGTGAAAGGATTGGTCGGTTGGTTTTTGCAAGTGATGCTCCTGAAAGTAACGCTTCTGTCACTTGGTAGCGCTGAGGCGCCTTTGCTAGACATTGTGGCTTATGGAGGCTATGCTTTTGCTGGTCTGTGTCTTGCGGGTTTTGCTAAGATCATGTGGGGATACTCGTATTACGCTTTGATGCCATGGACGTGTTTATGCACTGGGGTTTTCTTGGTGAAGACTATGAAACGTGTTCTGTTTGCTGAGGTAAGAAGTTATGATTCGAGCAGACATCATTACCTCCTGCTGTTTTTGGCCTTGGTCCAGTTCCCTCTTTTGATATGGCTTGGTAACATCAGTATTAATTGgcttttctga
- the LOC108820090 gene encoding uncharacterized protein LOC108820090, whose translation MDKNWVWKPRASLEYQEGAISFVKASALRLGHPTDLLCPCIDCRNLCHQPTDTVVDHLIIKGMDQKYKRKDSWFEHGDVWSDKPSDSGSEEHEAYDLFRTAFFDGEVSQPHTDDEVQIEEGDSKEESEFRKKLEDAETPLYSSCLNHTKVSAIMALYRIKVKSGMSENYFDQLLTIVHDMLPGDNVLPRSTDEMKKFLKVFGFGYDQIHACTNDCILYRKEYKDMTSCPRCGVSRWERDNHTGEERTGIPAKVLRYFPIKDRFKRMFRSKRMAEDLVWHYNNASSDGTMRHPVDSITWSSVKDKWPQFSDEARNLRLGLCTDGMNPFSIQNTKYSTWPVLLVNYNMHPTMCMKSENIMLTLLIPGPTAPSNNIDVYLAPLIDDLKDLWNEGIVVYDSFKQENFTLKAMLLWTVSDYPGLGTLAGCKVKGKQACTVCGKDTPFRWLKFSRKHVYLGNRKRLRPEHPYRRRRKWFDNTAEEGTVSRIQSGAEIFETLKDFRNNFGRPLEKNGKRERKVQCEDGVISEDDEYEEDTEHWRWKKTSILFELPYWKEMPVRHNIDVMHVEKNVSDAIISIMMQNSKSKDGVKSRKDLEDMGIRKNLHVQLKGKRTYLPHAAY comes from the exons ATGGACAAGAACTGGGTTTGGAAACCAAG GGCTAGCCTTGAGTATCAGGAAGGAGCAATTAGTTTTGTGAAGGCATCAGCTTTGAGATTGGGTCATCCGACTGATTTGTTGTGTCCCTGCATTGACTGTCGCAACTTGTGTCATCAGCCTACAGATACAGTCGTCGATCATTTAATCATCAAGGGTATGGATCAGAAATACAAGAGGAAGGATAGCTGGTTTGAACACGGAGATGTGTGGAGTGATAAGCCATCAGATAGCGGAAGTGAAGAGCATGAAGCTTATGACTTGTTCAGAACAGCTTTCTTTGATGGAGAAGTTTCACAGCCCCATACCGACGATGAGGTTCAGATAGAAGAAGGTGACAGTAAGGAGGAATCTGAGTTTAGGAAGAAACTCGAAGATGCTGAAACTCCACTATACTCTAGCTGTCTCAACCACACGAAAGTTTCTGCAATTATGGCCCTTTACCGCATTAAAGTCAAGAGTGGTATGTCTGAGAATTACTTCGACCAGCTCCTCACTATAGTTCACGACATGCTTCCGGGTGATAATGTCCTTCCGAGATCAACAGATGAGATGAAGAAATTCTTGAAAGTGTTTGGTTTTGGATATGATCAGATTCATGCCTGCACAAACGACTGCATTCTTTACCGTAAGGAATACAAGGACATGACAAGCTGCCCAAGATGTGGTGTCTCAAGATGGGAAAGGGATAATCACACTGGTGAGGAGAGGACAGGGATACCAGCCAAGGTTCTGAGGTATTTTCCCATCAAAGATAGATTCAAGAGAATGTTTCGATCTAAAAGGATGGCTGAAGACTTAGTTTGGCATTATAACAATGCTAGTTCAGACGGTACAATGCGGCATCCAGTAGACTCTATAACTTGGTCCAGTGTGAAGGATAAGTGGCCACAGTTCTCTGACGAAGCAAGAAACCTCCGGCTTGGACTTTGTACAGACGGTATGAATCCTTTCTCAATCCAGAACACAAAATACAGTACATGGCCGGTGTTATTAGTCAACTACAACATGCATCCAACAATGTGTATGAAGTCAGAGAACATTATGTTGACTTTGCTGATCCCTGGACCAACTGCGCCGAGCAACAACATCGATGTGTATCTAGCTCCTTTGATAGATGACCTAAAGGATTTGTGGAATGAAGGTATTGTTGTTTATGACTCGTTCAAGCAGGAGAATTTCACACTAAAGGCGATGTTGTTGTGGACTGTCAGTGATTATCCTGGATTAGGTACACTAGCTGGGTGTAAAGTCAAAGGGAAACAAGCATGTACTGTCTGTGGAAAGGACACACCCTTTAGATGGTTGAAGTTTAGTCGAAAGCATGTATATCTGGGCAACAGAAAGAGGCTGCGACCTGAGCATCCTTACAGACGAAGAAGAAAATGGTTTGACAACACAGCTGAGGAAGGGACTGTATCTAGAATTCAAAGTGGAGCAGAGATTTTTGAGACACTGAAGGATTTCAGAAATAATTTTGGGAGACCGTTAGAGAAGAAtgggaaaagagaaagaaaagttCAGTGTGAAGATGGGGTTATTTCAGAAGATGATGAATACGAAGAAGACACAGAACATTGGAGGTGGAAGAAAACGTCCATCCTCTTCGAGTTACCTTACTGGAAG GAAATGCCGGTTCGTCACAACATTGATGTCATGCACGTGGAGAAGAATGTCTCTGATGCTATCATATCTATTATGATGCAAAATTCGAAGTCAAAAGATGGTGTGAAATCAAGAAAGGATCTGGAAGATATGGGGATTCGAAAGAACTTACATGTTCAGCTCAAAGGGAAGAGAACATACTTACCTCATGCTGCCTATTGA
- the LOC130500854 gene encoding peroxidase 7-like — MKLAVVSAVILVVVFVAWPVSAGGYGHKEEEDDDTKSWFPLDNLLSLNYYDKSCPNFEKIVDTKVREWTKTDPSLGPALLRLLFHDCGVTGCDASVLLDHEGSERRSPASKTLRGFELIDDIKSEMEKACPKLVSCADILAAASRSATYQLGGPYWPNAYGRRDSKNSYARDAEKVPSGRRDITGLLETFQSYGLNVLDLVVLSGAHTIGKAYCGTIQSRLYNFNATHGTDPSIDPKFADYLRRKCRWASETVYLDVETPVVFDNQYYINLQKNMGVLTTDQELVKDPRTAPLVKAFAEQPAQMFRHQFAVSMAKLVNVGVITAEDRTGEIRRVCSKSNSRPY, encoded by the exons ATGAAGTTGGCCGTGGTCTCAGCTGTCATCTTAGTCGTGGTTTTCGTGGCCTGGCCAGTATCAGCCGGTGGATACGGACAcaaagaggaggaggatgatgacACGAAGTCATGGTTTCCTCTGGACAATCTATTATCGTTGAATTATTATGATAAGAGTTGCCCAAACTTTGAGAAAATCGTTGATACCAAAGTCAGGGAATGGACAAAGACTGATCCTTCCCTTGGTCCTGCCCTCCTCCGCCTTCTCTTCCACGATTGCGGCGTCACG GGATGTGATGCGTCGGTTCTTCTAGACCACGAAGGATCAGAGAGAAGATCTCCGGCGAGCAAAACCTTAAGAGGCTTCGAGCTAATCGACGATATCAAGTCCGAGATGGAGAAAGCCTGCCCCAAATTAGTCTCATGCGCCGACATCCTAGCGGCAGCTAGCCGCTCCGCCACCTACCAACTCGGTGGTCCTTACTGGCCTAACGCCTACGGACGTCGTGACTCTAAAAATTCATACGCTAGAGACGCCGAGAAAGTCCCTTCAGGCCGCCGTGACATCACTGGTCTTCTCGAGACGTTTCAGTCTTACGGTCTCAACGTCCTCGACCTTGTCGTCCTTTCCGGGGCCCACACCATCGGGAAAGCTTACTGTGGAACCATCCAGTCAAGGCTTTACAACTTCAACGCAACCCATGGAACTGATCCGTCCATCGATCCCAAATTCGCAGATTACTTGAGGCGCAAGTGTCGATGGGCCTCAGAGACGGTTTACCTAGACGTGGAGACTCCAGTGGTATTCGATAATCAGTACTACATCAATCTTCAGAAGAATATGGGAGTCTTGACCACCGATCAGGAGCTTGTGAAGGACCCGAGGACCGCTCCGCTGGTAAAGGCCTTCGCGGAGCAGCCGGCTCAGATGTTCAGACATCAGTTTGCTGTGTCGATGGCTAAGCTGGTTAATGTTGGTGTCATTACTGCTGAAGATCGTACTGGAGAGATCAGGAGGGTTTGCAGCAAATCTAATTCCAGACCTTACTGA
- the LOC108821710 gene encoding uncharacterized protein LOC108821710, protein MVNNKLAEAKFEEAATWVCWDIQNMPIPKGCKAEEISQKISSALSELNYRGPISISAYGNMNHIHPSVKQALSSTGIVLKHASLNSRGFSSYISDKLFGCTRNYRPPANLMLITRYDEARSIILGYWKKSGYNVLLAHPSNTSDSFVASANTTWVWKSLVQ, encoded by the exons ATGGTGAACAACAAGTTGGCCGAGGCTAAATTTGAGGAGGCTGCAACGTGGGTTTGTTGGGACATCCAGAACATGCCAATTCCCAAGGGTTGTAAAGCTGAGGAGATCTCTCAGAAGATAAGCTCGGCCCTGAGTGAGTTGAACTACCGTGGTCCAATCTCCATCTCTGCATATGGAAACATGAATCACATCCATCCTTCCGTGAAGCAAGCTCTATCTTCCACAGGAATTGTTCTTAAGCATGCCTCTCTCAACTCCA GAGGCTTCAGCTCATATATTTCGGACAAATTATTTGGTTGTACTAGAAATTATCGACCTCCAGCTAATTTAATGCTCATCACTCGCTACGACGAAGCTCGCTCTATAATTCTTGGCTATTGGAAAAAGTCTGGATACAATGTTCTTCTAGCACATCCTTCAAATACTTCAGACTCATTCGTGGCTTCTGCAAACACCACATGGGTGTGGAAAAGCTTAGTGCAATAG
- the LOC108820094 gene encoding putative F-box protein At1g33020: MVRRERSQSSDKKIRGENYDYMPTDLIHEILSRLSEKSTARLRCVSKLWRSIILSRLRLLFVLERANEELFFFSSPLPQNPYEKSSSLVVTADFHMKFSPDMWPEFGGFTSSLIYSADHGKRKIYNINTGQYVALPELKRYRKHNSFFGFDPLDKQFKVLFMAYLTGPDDHRVLTLGTGKMKWRKIKCPLRHDPLCDHSICINGVLYYIGEEDVVGGSYLIICFDVRSETFKFVEAECFRDPEATKLINYKGKLCGTDLTYNDSGAIVLYMWILEDVERKEWSTYVYTLPVNDICEKVVVVGMTSTGEIVLSEEYTSKRFYVFYFSPERNTFQRVEIRGPGEYCEAFEDDCRVYAFVDYVANSKFIT; encoded by the coding sequence ATGGTTAGAAGAGAAAGAAGCCAAAGTTCAGACAAAAAGATTAGAGGAGAAAATTATGATTACATGCCGACCGATCTCATTCACGAGATACTCTCAAGATTGTCCGAAAAGTCAACAGCAAGGCTTCGTTGCGTGTCGAAGCTATGGCGGTCTATTATACTTAGCCGTCTACGTCTATTATTCGTACTCGAACGAGCCAACGAGGAGTTGTTCTTTTTCTCGTCGCCTCTTCCTCAGAATCCATATGAAAAGTCTTCATCTCTTGTGGTAACTGCTGATTTTCACATGAAGTTTTCTCCCGACATGTGGCCAGAATTTGGTGGGTTTACCTCTAGTTTGATATATTCCGCTGATCATGGTAAGCGTAAGATATACAATATAAACACAGGACAGTATGTGGCTTTACCTGAACTGAAGAGGTACAGAAAGCACAATAGCTTTTTTGGGTTTGATCCTCTTGACAAGCAATTCAAAGTATTGTTCATGGCTTATCTAACTGGTCCTGATGATCATAGAGTTCTGACATTAGGAACAGGAAAAATGAAGTGGAGAAAGATCAAATGTCCGTTAAGACATGACCCCTTGTGTGATCATTCTATATGCATCAATGGGGTTTTGTATTACATAGGTGAAGAAGATGTAGTAGGTGGTAGTTACTTGATAATCTGCTTTGACGTTAGGTCTGAGACATTCAAGTTTGTTGAAGCAGAATGCTTTCGTGATCCAGAAGCTACTAAACTGATCAACTATAAGGGTAAGTTATGTGGGACAGACTTGACATATAATGACTCTGGTGCCATTGTGTTGTACATGTGGATTCTAGAAGATGTCGAGAGAAAAGAATGGTCGACATATGTGTACACTTTGCCTGTGAACGATATCTGTGAgaaagttgttgttgttgggatGACTAGTACAGGTGAGATTGTTCTTTCGGAGGAGTATACATCCAAACGGTTTTATGTTTTCTACTTCAGTCCCGAAAGAAACACTTTCCAAAGAGTTGAAATCCGAGGTCCTGGAGAATACTGTGAAGCTTTTGAGGATGACTGCAGAGTTTATGCATTTGTAGACTATGTAGctaattctaagtttataacaTAA
- the LOC108820092 gene encoding putative F-box protein At1g33020 — protein MSVTLCDHWICINGVLYYIGKEDVVGGSYLIICFDVRSETFKFVEAECFRDPEATKLINCKGKLGGVDFKYNRASAIVLYLWILEDVEREEWSTYVYTLPVNDICENVVVVGMTSTGEIVLSEEYTSKRFYVFYFSPERNTFQRVEIRGPGEYCEAFDDDCRVYAFVDYVVDSKFITKQSS, from the coding sequence ATGTCCGTTACCTTGTGTGATCATTGGATATGCATCAACGGGGTTTTGTATTACATAGGTAAAGAAGATGTAGTAGGTGGTAGTTACTTGATAATCTGCTTTGACGTTAGGTCTGAGACATTCAAGTTTGTTGAAGCAGAATGCTTTCGTGATCCAGAAGCTACTAAACTGATCAACTGTAAAGGTAAATTAGGTGGGGTAGACTTCAAATATAATCGGGCTAGTGCCATTGTGTTGTACCTGTGGATTCTAGAGGATGTCGAGAGAGAAGAATGGTCGACATATGTTTACACTTTGCCTGTGAACGATATCTGCGagaatgttgttgttgttgggatGACTAGTACAGGTGAGATTGTTCTTTCGGAGGAGTATACATCCAAACGGTTTTATGTTTTCTACTTCAGTCCCGAAAGAAACACTTTCCAAAGAGTTGAAATCCGAGGTCCTGGAGAATACTGTGAAGCTTTTGACGATGACTGCAGAGTTTATGCATTTGTAGACTATGTAGTTGATTCTAAGTTTATAACAAAACAGTCTAGCTAG
- the LOC130500857 gene encoding uncharacterized protein LOC130500857 — protein MAKSMRCKRVKRLRAIRREIVEKESFTLTREDAKSAAIEAALAAPKLPVRLPPPSPFMEVAAAPLTSESASASVTISKDIDVEMDDEKHNKFLKPIGRKLKKKLKLGMKNRRSKGVLRGKRV, from the exons ATGGCGAAATCGATGAGATGCAAGAGGGTGAAGCGATTGAGAGCTATAAGAAGAGAAATTGTGGAGAAGGAATCATTCACCCTCACCAGAGAAGATGCCAAATCCGCCGCCATAGAAGCCGCACTCGCCGCCCCTAAACTACCGGTTCGTCTACCACCACCTTCTCCCTTCATGGAAGTTGCTGCGGCTCCTCTCACCTCCGAGTCTGCCTCTGCCTCCGTGACTATCTCCAAAGACATTG ATGTGGAAATGGACGATGAGAAGCATAACAAGTTTCTTAAACCTATCGGgaggaagttgaagaagaagctcaAGTTGGGGATGAAGAATCGTCGCAGTAAGGGTGTGCTTCGTGGCAAGCGTGTCTAA
- the LOC108820091 gene encoding peroxidase 7-like, whose product MHNNFQGCDASVLLDYEGSERRFPASKTLRGFELIEDIKSEMEKAYPKLVSCADILTAASRSATYQLGGPYWPNAYGRRDSKNSYARDVEKVPSGRRDITGLLETFQSYGLNVLDLVILSGAHTIGKAYCGTIQSRLYNFNATHGTDPSIDPSFDMAW is encoded by the coding sequence ATGCATAACAACTTTCAGGGATGTGATGCTTCGGTTCTTCTAGACTACGAAGGATCAGAGAGAAGATTTCCCGCGAGCAAAACCCTAAGAGGCTTCGAGCTAATCGAAGATATCAAGTCCGAAATGGAAAAAGCCTACCCCAAATTAGTCTCATGTGCCGACATCCTTACAGCAGCTAGCCGCTCAGCCACCTACCAACTCGGCGGTCCTTACTGGCCCAACGCCTACGGACGTCGTGACTCTAAAAACTCTTACGCTAGAGACGTTGAGAAAGTCCCTTCAGGCCGCCGTGACATCACTGGCCTTCTGGAGACGTTTCAGTCTTACGGACTCAACGTCCTCGACCTTGTCATCCTTTCTGGGGCCCACACCATCGGAAAAGCCTACTGCGGAACCATCCAGTCGAGGCTTTACAACTTCAACGCAACACATGGAACTGATCCGTCCATCGATCCCTCTTTTGATATGGCTTGGTAA